In Juglans regia cultivar Chandler chromosome 13, Walnut 2.0, whole genome shotgun sequence, the following proteins share a genomic window:
- the LOC109002340 gene encoding 2-hydroxyisoflavanone dehydratase-like, with the protein MASSDEEITHHFRFFHEYKDGRVVIHRPPVEKIPPSDDPVTGVRSKDAVISSESAVSVRIFIPKSADSTQKLPLLFYIHGGGFCMQSAFSAQYHDFLNTFVAKANVIAVSVEYGLFPTRPIPACYEDSWAALQWVASHSKRNGPEPWLNDYADFQRVFIGGDSAGGNISHTLAVRVGSIGLPGVKVIGVVLLHPYFGGTDDDRMWLHMCPTNGGLEDPRLKPAAGDLARLGCERVLIFVAEKDHLMDVGKHYYEELKKSGWGGSVEIVENLGEEHCFHLFNLRYDKAVAVIDKFVSFVIQDR; encoded by the coding sequence ATGGCCTCCAGCGACGAGGAAATCACCCACCACTTCCGTTTCTTCCATGAATACAAAGACGGCCGCGTTGTGATACACCGCCCACCAGTTGAAAAAATCCCACCCTCCGATGACCCAGTCACGGGGGTCCGATCAAAGGACGCCGTAATTTCATCCGAATCTGCGGTCTCAGTTCGTATATTTATACCAAAATCCGCCGACTCGACCCAGAAACTCCCTCTCCTATTCTACATCCATGGCGGCGGTTTCTGCATGCAATCCGCTTTTTCTGCCCAGTACCATGATTTCCTCAACACGTTCGTCGCGAAAGCTAACGTTATTGCAGTCTCCGTCGAGTACGGTCTGTTCCCAACCCGACCAATACCCGCCTGTTACGAGGACTCCTGGGCCGCTCTCCAATGGGTGGCATCCCACAGCAAAAGAAACGGACCCGAGCCGTGGTTAAACGACTACGCAGATTTCCAACGAGTTTTCATTGGGGGAGATAGCGCCGGAGGGAACATATCGCACACTCTAGCAGTCCGAGTCGGATCGATCGGGCTTCCCGGGGTGAAGGTGATTGGTGTGGTGCTGTTGCATCCATATTTCGGAGGTACGGACGATGACAGAATGTGGCTACACATGTGTCCGACGAATGGCGGGTTGGAGGATCCAAGGCTGAAACCAGCGGCAGGGGATCTAGCCAGGCTTGGGTGTGAGAGGGTGTTGATTTTTGTGGCAGAGAAGGACCATTTGATGGATGTGGGTAAGCACTACTACGAGGAACTGAAGAAAAGTGGGTGGGGAGGCAGTGTGGAGATTGTGGAGAATTTAGGGGAGGAGCACTGCTTCCATCTGTTCAACCTCAGATATGACAAGGCAGTGGCTGTGATTGATAAATTTGTTTCCTTTGTTATACAGGATCGCTAA
- the LOC109002341 gene encoding probable carboxylesterase 13, translated as MDPNTKEVAHDFPPFFRLYKDGTIDRFFGTEIVPPTTDPLTGVQSKDITISPQTGLSARLFLPKTTSFSPKLPLLIYIHGGAFCVESPFSPNYHNHVSSVSAEANVVAVSIHYRRAPEHPLPIAYDDTWAAVQWMASHSKGKGPETWLNDHVDFERVFLAGDSAGANLAHSTARRAAVDGLGEVKIVGMVLIHPYFGNDQRSKMLEIIFPTMSGSDDPRMYPNKDSKLSRLGCSRVLVLVAENDGLKERGWTYYEALRKSGWSGAVDIMETKGEDHVFHLFNPNSENASSLLKQMASFFNQN; from the coding sequence ATGGATCCAAACACGAAAGAAGTGGCGCATGATTTCCCTCCCTTCTTCCGTCTCTACAAAGACGGCACCATCGACAGGTTCTTCGGTACCGAAATCGTTCCTCCAACCACCGATCCCCTTACCGGCGTCCAGTCAAAAGACATCACTATTTCCCCCCAAACCGGCTTATCCGCCCGCCTCTTCCTCCCCAAGACCACTAGCTTCTCCCCCAAGCTTCCGCTCCTCATTTACATCCATGGTGGCGCCTTTTGCGTCGAGTCCCCCTTCTCACCGAACTACCACAACCATGTCAGTTCCGTTTCCGCCGAAGCCAACGTGGTCGCTGTGTCCATCCATTACAGAAGAGCCCCGGAGCATCCTCTTCCCATTGCGTACGACGACACATGGGCCGCCGTACAATGGATGGCCTCGCATAGCAAGGGCAAGGGACCGGAAACTTGGCTAAATGATCATGTAGATTTTGAACGAGTTTTCTTGGCAGGGGACAGTGCTGGGGCCAATCTCGCGCACAGCACGGCGAGGAGGGCAGCGGTTGATGGGCTGGGGGAGGTCAAGATCGTAGGGATGGTTTTGATCCATCCGTATTTTGGGAATGACCAGCGTAGCAAAATGTTGGAGATAATTTTCCCAACAATGAGCGGTTCTGATGACCCGAGGATGTACCCAAATAAGGATTCGAAATTGTCGAGATTGGGGTGCAGCAGGGTGCTGGTCTTAGTTGCTGAGAATGATGGGCTAAAGGAAAGAGGATGGACCTACTATGAGGCACTGAGAAAGAGTGGGTGGAGTGGTGCGGTAGACATCATGGAGACAAAAGGGGAGGATCACGTGTTTCATTTGTTCAACCCAAATTCAGAGAACGCATCATCCCTCTTGAAGCAGATGGCTTCTTTCTTTAATCAGAATTAG